A stretch of Bombus vancouverensis nearcticus chromosome 13, iyBomVanc1_principal, whole genome shotgun sequence DNA encodes these proteins:
- the LOC117164936 gene encoding vacuolar protein sorting-associated protein 26C — MHKLINDYYLINNHNLKMTINIDIKLKRASKIYHEGEIVAGFILLQTNSDVKHDGIFLSMEGSVNLQLSSKNFGIFEAFYNSVKPIQLVQYTLDVAPSGKIPSGRTEIPFELPLKPRGTKSLYETYHGVFVNIQYFIRCDIKRSFLAKDVSKSLEFIVEDKVPPKIQKEASKPVCFNIMPESLQNTRDRINVPRFCISGKLDSLYCKISEPLTGEVVIEHCEAVIKSIELQLVRVETCGCAEGYSRDATEIQNIQIGEGNVCTNLPIPIYMIFPRLFTCPTLSTSNFKVEFEVNLIVIFEDDYLVTENFPIILSRY; from the exons ATGCATAAACTCATAAATGATTATTATCTAATTAACAATCATAACTTGAAAATGACAATAAACATCGATATCAAATTAAAGCGAGCTAGTAAAATATATCATGAAGGG GAAATAGTTGCCGGTTTTATATTGCTACAAACTAATTCTGACGTTAAACACGATGGAATATTCTTAAGTATGGAAGGTTCGGTCAATTTACAGCTTAGTTCGAAGAATTTTGGCATTTTTGAAGCATTTTACAATTCTGTAAAG CCAATACAATTAGTTCAATATACTTTAGATGTTGCTCCGAGTGGCAAAATACCGAGTGGTAGAACAGAAATACCATTCGAATTACCACTAAAACCTAGAGGGACTAAGTCTTTGTATGAAACTTATCATGGAGTCTTTGTAAATATCCAATATTTTATACGCTGTGATATAAAAAGAAGTTTCTTAGCAAAAGATGTAAGCAAATCGTTGGAGTTCATAGTTGAAGATAAGGTGCCTCCTAAGATACAAAAAGAGGCCAGTAAACCAGTGTGTTTTAATATTATGCCAGAATCATTGCAAAACACAAGAGATAGAATCAATGTACCTAGATTTTGCATTTCTGGGAAACTAGATTCATTGTATTGCAAGATTTCTGAACCCTTAACAGGAGAG GTGGTAATCGAACATTGTGAAGCTGTAATAAAGTCAATCGAACTGCAGTTGGTAAGAGTAGAGACATGTGGTTGTGCTGAAGGATATTCCAGAGATG CTactgaaatacaaaatatacaaattggCGAAGGAAATGTTTGTACAAATTTACCTATACCAATATATATGATATTCCCACGGTTATTTACATGTCCTACATTAAGTACGAGTAATTTTAAAGTCG AATTTGAAGTGAATTTGATCGTAATATTTGAAGATGATTATTTAGTTACGGAAAATTTCCCCATAATATTATCAAGATACTAA